In Bacteroides cellulosilyticus, the genomic stretch TCAAAAACTTTACAGTCCTCTCATCCCGGCCGTCAAAGCCATGTGCGAAGCTACACCGGGTGAGAAACTGGAAATTATCATGAATGATACTGCTGCCTTCAATGATTTAAAAGAATATCTGGCAGAACAACAAATCGGCTTTCGTGAGATTTACGATGGCGAACAAATGACGGTGCAATTCACCAAAAGATAAATTGTGCAGTAAATAGCAAATCATCATTCATGATCGTATCCGGGAATTAGAGATAAAAAAACGAATCCTGTTTCAGCATAAGAAAGCTTCTAACAGGATTCGTTTTTATATTATTTTCTCTCATTTAATTATATTCCCGATTCATAATCAAGGGTACTACAAACCAAAATGTAGAACCTTTATTGACCTCAGATTCCAAACCTGCCCTACCTCCCAAATTTTGGATAATAGTTTGTGAAAGTGTCAACCCCAGACCTGTTCCCGGTACTTCCCGATCCAACTTTTTAAAACTGGAAAATATCTCTTGCTGTTCTTCTTTCGGAATTCCAATTCCAGTATCGGATACATAAAAGTAAACCTCATCCGTTCCCTCCATACGACAACTAAAGCGTATCTCCCCTGATTTGGTAAACTTGATCGCATTATGAATCAGGTTTGCCATCACCTGAATGATGCGTTGGCGTTCAGAATACATGATAATAGGCTGCACAGAGTCTTCACAAATCAAATCAACTGAAGGATTATTGAATAGTTTCACCTTAAACATACCTTCCAGTTCTCTTAACAAGTCATTGGCATCAAACTCAGAATACTCAAAATTCAGAGTTCCGGCTTCTATCTGCGAAAGATCAAAGATATCATTTATCAAACGTAACAAACGTTCATTGTTCTCTGAAATAATATCCATATACATTTTCTTTTCCTCTTCATCAGAAGCAGTAGCTATCAATCCCGAAAAACCAACAATCGCATTCAGTGGTGTACGGACTTCATGACTTATATTCGCAATAAAAGTGGATTTCAATCTCTCTGCAGATATCGAGTTCTTTCTCTCAATATTCAGCAACCTTTGAACATTCTGTAGTTCCGTCACATCATAAACCGTCAATACCATATGATCTTCCCCGTCAATAACAACATAAGCCCCCGATACTGAAACATCACAAGGGATTACTTTGTCTTCTTCGTCATTCAGAAGATTCATAGAAGCATTTACTTTTTGGAAACTCTCTTTCTTATGAAAAGCTCTTCCAATAGCCGCGCGGATACCACAAAGTTTACACTGCTGATGCATACCACATTCGCCGGCTTCGGCAGCATTCCGGCAATGCAACAGGT encodes the following:
- a CDS encoding sensor histidine kinase — protein: MEIPPYEESKDVIQRKLDQTTMILQNINAYFLLIDKDFIVCDTNYYSLNKLPAPEVGMTQKVGDLLHCRNAAEAGECGMHQQCKLCGIRAAIGRAFHKKESFQKVNASMNLLNDEEDKVIPCDVSVSGAYVVIDGEDHMVLTVYDVTELQNVQRLLNIERKNSISAERLKSTFIANISHEVRTPLNAIVGFSGLIATASDEEEKKMYMDIISENNERLLRLINDIFDLSQIEAGTLNFEYSEFDANDLLRELEGMFKVKLFNNPSVDLICEDSVQPIIMYSERQRIIQVMANLIHNAIKFTKSGEIRFSCRMEGTDEVYFYVSDTGIGIPKEEQQEIFSSFKKLDREVPGTGLGLTLSQTIIQNLGGRAGLESEVNKGSTFWFVVPLIMNREYN
- a CDS encoding sulfurtransferase TusA family protein, producing the protein MKTIDTCGQKLYSPLIPAVKAMCEATPGEKLEIIMNDTAAFNDLKEYLAEQQIGFREIYDGEQMTVQFTKR